The proteins below come from a single Tissierella sp. MB52-C2 genomic window:
- a CDS encoding class I SAM-dependent methyltransferase, with the protein MSKFYDEISKYYDDIFPTGKYQVDLLREVLGEESKDILDIACGNGGYSKVLSDLGHKVTAVDLNESMIEILNKNYENINGKVLNMLDIDKLGEKYDLAYCIGNSLVHLDNDEEILDFLIKSKEILKEDGNLVLQIINYNRILDKKVDSLPAIENEKLKFYRFYEYVEDENKIDFKTILEVDDNKFENSELLYPIRSEKLKELLNKAGYNDVKIYGSFKKDEYDEVESYATVVVAK; encoded by the coding sequence ATGTCTAAATTTTATGATGAAATATCAAAATATTATGATGATATATTTCCAACCGGAAAATATCAAGTAGATTTATTAAGAGAAGTTTTAGGAGAAGAAAGCAAAGATATATTAGATATAGCTTGTGGTAATGGAGGATATTCAAAGGTACTAAGTGATTTAGGACATAAAGTGACGGCAGTAGATTTAAATGAAAGTATGATAGAAATATTAAATAAAAACTATGAAAATATTAATGGAAAAGTCTTAAATATGTTAGATATAGATAAATTAGGTGAAAAATATGATTTAGCTTACTGTATAGGAAATTCACTAGTTCATTTAGATAATGATGAAGAAATATTAGATTTTTTAATTAAGTCTAAAGAAATATTAAAAGAAGATGGAAATTTAGTATTACAAATAATAAACTATAATAGAATATTAGATAAAAAAGTTGATAGTCTACCAGCTATAGAAAATGAAAAGTTAAAGTTTTATAGATTCTATGAATATGTAGAAGATGAGAATAAAATTGATTTTAAAACAATATTAGAAGTTGATGATAATAAATTTGAAAATAGTGAACTTCTGTATCCAATAAGGTCAGAAAAATTAAAGGAATTATTAAATAAAGCAGGATATAATGATGTTAAAATCTATGGAAGTTTTAAAAAAGATGAGTATGATGAAGTAGAATCTTATGCTACTGTAGTTGTGGCAAAGTAA